From Candidatus Methylomirabilis tolerans:
AAATGGAAGGGCACAGGACATCAAACCTCTTGATGGTGGGGGAGTGGTACTCCATTGGCCGGGATGCAGAAAGAGGCTAGCAGACGCGCGGGGAGCAATCTCGATGGATCAGGTGTCGCCGCTGAAAGCGTAAGAAATGGTGGAGCTGACGGGATTCGAACCCGTGGCCTCCTGACTGCCAGTCAGGCGCGCTCCCAACTGCGCCACAGCCCCACATCGGTAAGCGTATGAACAGGGACGATTTAAGCGGACACGGGAAAGACTGTCAAGGGAAATCTTCCCTGTGCTCTGCGCCATCAGGCTCAAGCATGGGTCGTCGATCGAGGGAAAAATGAAGGAGATGCTCCGTCACTGTTTCCTTTGCGGCAGGGCAATCACACTCCAAGAAACCTATCTCCTCGCGGAAGGGCCAACCTCGGATATTGTCCGGAGTGTCTGTCGCCCCTGCTATCTTCGCAGAAGCCTCGAAATTCGCGAGGCGGTGAAAAGAGAGCGCGAAGAAGGATTTATCCGTTAGCCGGAGTTGGGGAGCGGCTTGCGCATATATGAGGTATTCTCGTCAACCGCTACCGCCAGGTTATACGTGCTTGACCTGGACCATCAGTACGACGCCTGAAGCTGCAGCAATTACCATCGCTGCCAACACGAACTCCGTTCCCAGTGTACTGAGAAATCCGGCAGCCGCTCCGCCCGCGAAGCTACCGAGGAATTGCAGAGAACTATAAGTCCCCAGTGCTGTCCCATACGCGGTCTTCGGTGATGCTTTGGTGATGAGGCTGGGGAGGATCGGCTCAAGACTGGTGAAGCCGGCAAAGAAGAGCATGCCTGCAATAGTCAGGACCAGGAGCGGATGGGCTTGGAGTCCAAGCTCAGTTCCTCGAAAGAGCAGCCACCCACTGATGCACAGGATAACGAAGGCCGTCACGCCCGCAGATTTCGCCCAGCCCCGGTCGGCTGCTCGGGAGGCTCCAAACATCACGACAACACCGACGAGGAGCATCGGGCCAAGCAAAAGATAGTAGCTTTGTAGAGGCAGGTGGCGGCGAGCCAGCAAGGGAAAGTAGAAGAAGAAGCTGCTCATGAAGAACGACATGAGGAATCCACAGATATCCAGCTTGACGATATCGGGGATCTTGAGCACCGAAGCGACCGATGGCTGGTCGCTGGAGATGTCAGTCGTTGTTCGCTCCCGTGGCGGCTCCTTGACGGCAAGCACCAGGTAGATAGCTGCGAGCAGGCTCAAAAGGCCGGATAGCCAGAAGAGAGACGCGTAACCGCTAAGACTCGCGATCATTGGCCCGGCCAGGATGCCGCCGACGAAGGAAAGGCCAATGGTGGCCCCGAGGAAGGCCATGGCGGTTGCGCGGTTCTTCTCGTCGACCGAATCGGCGACCAAAGCGAATGCGGCAGAGCTGACGGCGCCGGTCCCCTGGATCAGGCGGGCGGCGATGAGGGCGAAAATGTTGGGAGGTACGGCGGCCAGAATGGAGCCCACACTGTGAAGCGCAAGGCCGATGAGCAAGAGCGGTTTCCGCCCAAATCGATCCGACAGCCGGCCAAACGGAATCTGAAGCAGGGCATTGGTCAACCCATAGCTACCAAAGGCAAGACCGATCAGCGGTTTTGAACTGGTAAATTGCTCTCCATAGAGCGTAAAGATAGGAAGCACGAGAAAGATGCCGAGCATCCGAATGGCGATGGCAACGCTCAGTGTGGCTATGGTTCGCTTTTGATCCGACGAAAATCTTGCTCCCATTATTCGCGACCTTCCTATCGGAGGGTGATAGCCGTCTGTTCATAACAGGTCTTCAGAAGGGTGTCAATGGATTCGGTGCTGGATTGTTGGATGCAGAGCGCTTGTGGGGGTAGCGGGCCGGGAGAATTATCGTGATTCTTGACGTGGCATTCAGTCGGTTGGATCCTGCCTGCCGGTCCGCCTCCGGTCGGGCAGTGGCTGTAATCGATGTGATACGAGCCACCACGACCATTACCATGGCATTGCACCATGGTTGCGCCGGCGTGATCCCTGTACGGACGCTCAGCGAGGCCATGGCCTTAGCACGAAGGCTGGACGGAGGTGCGCTACTTGCGGGGGAACGGAACGCGGAAAAGGCGAAAGGTTGTGAACTCGGGAATTCTCCGACCGAATATGGGCGACCGCGCATCAAGGATAAGACGATTGTCCTCACCACAACTAACGGGACCCGTACTTTCCAGGCTGTCACAGAGGCTCAGGCAATAATCGCCTGCTCATTCCTGAACGTGACTGCCGCTGCACGCTGGCTTACAAATACCGGGCTCGACATTCTCATTGTGTGCGCAGGTAGACAAGGCCGTTTCTGCCTGGAAGACGTTGTGGGCAGTGGGATATTGATCGATCGCTTGCTCAGCATCTCTGATCGCGCGTATATGCTGAGCGATTCCGCCAGGACCGCCCGCCAACTCTTCGCAACCTATCAAAACGATCTGCTTGGGATGCTCCGAGACTGCGAATGGGGAAAAGAAATTATTCGTAAAGGCTTTGAAGCCGACCTGGAAATCTGTGCGCACGTCGATCTCACCGACATTGTGCCGGTCATGCGGGAAGGCCGTCTCGTAGCGGAGCGCCCATGACAAGCGGTTGATTCTGGCCGATCCTGGCAGGTATAGTGCCCCATAAGTCTCTTTGTCGTGATTGTCATTCCGGGCTTGACCCAGAATCTAGTTCCCCGATCGGAGCCGAGGACAGGCTTTTCGCGCTGGATTCCTGCTTTCGCGGGAATACCCCATGCGTCGCGCCGCACCCATGCGCATGAAAGTCGGCGACCCGGCGCCCCCAGGCAAATCCCCCCGCACCCCCCTTTCGTAAAGGGGGGTGCGGGGGGATTTCGGGCCAGAGACTTTCTGGGCAATGACGACTTCGGAATGAATGTAAAGAAGCCGTAGACGCACTACACGAGTCGTGTACTGTTCCCTAAAACGATATACGAGGTTCGGTGCGCGTCCCTGAGCCACGATACGAGCGAACTGGTCCGTGGCGCTGCCGGATACTCACGCCTCAATGAGGTACGACGTGGCTTTCTTGTGCAGCGCACTCAGCCAGTCGAGCGGCGGCTTCCCGGTACCGTGCCCCTCACCGAACTGGCCAATGAAGTCATCCACAAGACTCATGTGCACGATCCGCCAGTCGAGCGGGATGGCCTGGATGAGGGCGTTATACGCCTGCACGAGTGGTTTGTTGTGCCGTTGCTCCAGGACGAATGATCGAATCTTCGAGGTCTGCTTGACCAACTCGACGAGATCGCGGAACGGCTTCGCCATGTACCCGCGCATGCGGGGAAAGTAAGGATCGTCATCGTGGTCGATGCCAGCCACTGCAAGTTGGAAATGCATAAAAGGGGTTTGCCCTCCCGTTTCCCCTAACTTTTGTTGAGGCTCGTCCCCCAGTTCCTCCACGCCTTCGAACACCACGCTGTTGGGGAAGGTGAAGAACAGGCGTACCCGGTTAAAGT
This genomic window contains:
- a CDS encoding MFS transporter — translated: MGARFSSDQKRTIATLSVAIAIRMLGIFLVLPIFTLYGEQFTSSKPLIGLAFGSYGLTNALLQIPFGRLSDRFGRKPLLLIGLALHSVGSILAAVPPNIFALIAARLIQGTGAVSSAAFALVADSVDEKNRATAMAFLGATIGLSFVGGILAGPMIASLSGYASLFWLSGLLSLLAAIYLVLAVKEPPRERTTTDISSDQPSVASVLKIPDIVKLDICGFLMSFFMSSFFFYFPLLARRHLPLQSYYLLLGPMLLVGVVVMFGASRAADRGWAKSAGVTAFVILCISGWLLFRGTELGLQAHPLLVLTIAGMLFFAGFTSLEPILPSLITKASPKTAYGTALGTYSSLQFLGSFAGGAAAGFLSTLGTEFVLAAMVIAAASGVVLMVQVKHV
- a CDS encoding 2-phosphosulfolactate phosphatase, with product MILDVAFSRLDPACRSASGRAVAVIDVIRATTTITMALHHGCAGVIPVRTLSEAMALARRLDGGALLAGERNAEKAKGCELGNSPTEYGRPRIKDKTIVLTTTNGTRTFQAVTEAQAIIACSFLNVTAAARWLTNTGLDILIVCAGRQGRFCLEDVVGSGILIDRLLSISDRAYMLSDSARTARQLFATYQNDLLGMLRDCEWGKEIIRKGFEADLEICAHVDLTDIVPVMREGRLVAERP